ATTGCTTTTTGTAGAAACCGCTGAAGTGACATAGTTATCCCTCCCCCATGTCTATCTGACTTAGACTTCGTTCTAAAGCCCTAACCTTATCACGAACTTCTGCTGCTTTTTCAAACTCCTCACTGACTATATACTCCTGAAGTGTTTGTTTATATTGTTCAATTTGTTTACGTAAATGTATATTTCCACCTATCCTTGTCGGGATTTTTCCAGAATGAATAGTGTTTCCACTGTGAAATCTTTTGAGTATAGGAGTTAAATGATTTTTAAACGTCTTATAACATTCAGAGCATCCAAATTTACCAATGTTTAAAAATTGTGTATAAGTCATTTTACATTTTTCACATTGAATAACCTCATTTTGATGAAATGAATTACGTTGTTTTTCTTGTAGGGAAGGTTCCATATTGAGTAGTCCTGCTATTAAGTTATTAATCGAATAACCTTGATTATTTGCAAGCATAAACATTTCTCCTTTTTCCTGTGCACAATGCTCACAAACGTGGGTTTCAGCTTTTTCTCCATTTATAATTTTTGTAAAGTGCAACGTTGCTGGTCTCTTGTTACATTCTTGACATATCAATGACTTCACCTCTCCTTTCTAGATTATTAATATCATCTGAATTACTCATACCATTAATTGTATTTTAGTGATGTCAACATCGCAATGAGTATTCTAGATCGTAGTTCATCTCTATCTGGAAGGCTAATATATAAGATTGATCGATCAACAGTACTCAACATGATTTTTGCTTCACGTTCAGTAATAACCT
This sequence is a window from Cytobacillus sp. IB215665. Protein-coding genes within it:
- a CDS encoding UvrB/UvrC motif-containing protein, translating into MICQECNKRPATLHFTKIINGEKAETHVCEHCAQEKGEMFMLANNQGYSINNLIAGLLNMEPSLQEKQRNSFHQNEVIQCEKCKMTYTQFLNIGKFGCSECYKTFKNHLTPILKRFHSGNTIHSGKIPTRIGGNIHLRKQIEQYKQTLQEYIVSEEFEKAAEVRDKVRALERSLSQIDMGEG